The following are encoded in a window of Pecten maximus chromosome 17, xPecMax1.1, whole genome shotgun sequence genomic DNA:
- the LOC117315480 gene encoding CDC42 small effector protein 2-like → MGDTLFCFTCCIAEQPQPKRRRRIDPSMIGQPTDFRHTGHIGSRDIGNGVSSSNSTMSEVQSQMSSKGGYDHVSPVNVHLNVIDLPHKHNGTELLS, encoded by the exons ATGGGCGACACtctattttgttttacatgCTGTATTGCAGAACAACCACAACCA AAGCGACGACGGCGAATAGACCCCAGTATGATTGGTCAGCCAACAGATTTCCGTCACACCGGACACATCGGGTCACGAGACATAGGAAATGGTGTATCATCCTCCAACAGCACG ATGAGTGAAGTGCAATCACAGATGTCCTCTAAAGGTGGATATGACCATGTTTCACCAGTGAATGTACATCTTAATGTGATAGACCTGCCccacaaacacaatg GCACAGAGCTTCTGAGTTAG